The Pseudodesulfovibrio cashew genomic sequence GCATGCGCATGTCCTGGGCCACGCCGGAGCCTCGCAGGGTCGGCCCTGCGGCGCCCAGCTCGTAGGCCTGTTCCTTGGTCAGCACGCCCACGCCGCAGGTGCGGGCCTTGACCGTGTAGTCGTTCATGATCGTATCCTGCAGGGCGCGGACTTCCTTCTCCACGATGTCGATCTCGGACAGGATCCAGCGGATCTGTTCCTGGGAGAGGTCGGCGCGCACGCCGCCGATGACGTTGACGGAGACGATGACCCGGCTGCCCGTGGTGGCCTCGTTGATGTCCATGATCCGCTCACGCACTTTCCAGAACTGCATGAACAGGGATTCGAAGCCGAAGGCGTCGGCGAAGAGGCCGAGCCAGAGCAGGTGGGAGTGGGTGCGGTGCAGCTCGCTCCAGATCACGCGCAGCAGCTCGGCGCGCTTGGGCACCTCAATGCCCATGAGCTCCTCGAGGCCCTGCGAATAGCAGACGGCGTGGATCATGGAGCAGATGCCGCAGACGCGCTCGCACACGGTGATCATCTGGTGATAATCGCGAATATCGGCCAGTTTCTCCAGGCCGCGGTGCACGTAGCCAAGGGCCGGGATGGCCTCCTTGACGATCTCGTCCTCGACCTTGAGGGTCAGGTGGACCGGCTCCGGCAGTACGGGATGCTGCGGGCCGAAGGGAATTACGGTAGTAGCCATGGCAGCCCCCTATTGCTTGGACTCGATCTTGACGTTGGAGACCAGGGGAACCTGGGTCACCTCGGGGTCAAGAAGGAGCGAACGGTTGAAGTCAAGGACCAGGCCGTCAAACTTGACGTCCCACTGGTCGCGAATCTCGTTTTCCACCAGCAGGGCGGCGAAGAGCACGCCCGAGATGGAGGGAATGGGCTTGCCCATGTCCGCCTCAAGGCGCAGGTGGGTCACTTCCAGGTTCTTGTCGAAATGGTACAGGATGCCGATCGTCTTCTCGTCCGCCTGATAGGTGGAATAGGTGACCAGCCTCTGACCGTCGTTCTTCAATTTCATGACTTCGCTGACGAGAGTGTCGGCGGTCACGTCGATTATATTACCTTGCATTTTTTACCTCTTGTGGCCGTCCTAACCGGCGTCTTCGACTTTTTCCGCGAACT encodes the following:
- a CDS encoding nickel-dependent hydrogenase large subunit codes for the protein MATTVIPFGPQHPVLPEPVHLTLKVEDEIVKEAIPALGYVHRGLEKLADIRDYHQMITVCERVCGICSMIHAVCYSQGLEELMGIEVPKRAELLRVIWSELHRTHSHLLWLGLFADAFGFESLFMQFWKVRERIMDINEATTGSRVIVSVNVIGGVRADLSQEQIRWILSEIDIVEKEVRALQDTIMNDYTVKARTCGVGVLTKEQAYELGAAGPTLRGSGVAQDMRMLGYGGYAELDFEPIVETDGDCWARSTVRFRETLQALDLVRQAVAKLPEGELRAKVKGNPPEGEVFTRVEQPRGECVYYIRGNGTKHLDRLRIRTPTFANIPPLLAMMPGCELADVPVIILSIDPCISCTER
- a CDS encoding NADH-quinone oxidoreductase subunit C; this encodes MQGNIIDVTADTLVSEVMKLKNDGQRLVTYSTYQADEKTIGILYHFDKNLEVTHLRLEADMGKPIPSISGVLFAALLVENEIRDQWDVKFDGLVLDFNRSLLLDPEVTQVPLVSNVKIESKQ